The following proteins are co-located in the Apium graveolens cultivar Ventura chromosome 5, ASM990537v1, whole genome shotgun sequence genome:
- the LOC141660708 gene encoding uncharacterized protein LOC141660708, with the protein MASRKLRYYFQGRTVQVTSQPLKKILTRPEASGRVVAWSIQLGEFDLEYVPRTAIKAQALADFMVECTFSGPKDLSPDEQLIRIPGKWKLFVDGSVAGKKCGAGLILYSPEGFEICQAIRFDFPLTNNEAKYEALLAGMKLARSLEAKHLRAFSDSMLVVKYFTGEYKQRDTRTKAYAAKVREASLSFETFELSQIGRENNSRADALSRLASAETRNLNGSIYLTEAKMPSIEKKECLEIHQGSNWMTPLRNFLEKGILPPDRKVALKIKYRASNYTIINGRMYRRSVSQPLLRYLNNEEHQQALEAVHEGICGEHLAGRSLALKILQQGFFWPTLRADAIDYAKRCVQCQLFATVPKQPPEEMTSVLSPIPFAVWAVDIVGILPTSTKQAK; encoded by the coding sequence ATGGCCTCCCGAAAATTGCGATATTATTTCCAAGGCCGGACGGTCCAAGTCACCAGCCAACCTCTGAAGAAGATTTTGACTAGGCCCGAAGCCTCTGGGAGAGTCGTAGCATGGTCCATCCAACTCGGGGAATTTGATCTCGAATACGTTCCCCGAACGGCAATTAAGGCCCAGGCTTTGGCCGACTTCATGGTTGAATGCACATTCTCGGGTCCGAAGGATCTTTCGCCTGATGAACAACTAATCCGGATCCCAGGAAAGTGGAAGCTTTTTGTAGATGGGTCGGTAGCCGGAAAAAAGTGTGGGGCCGGCTTGATCCTCTACAGCCCCGAAGGATTTGAAATATGCCAAGCCATAAGGTTCGACTTCCCCTTGACAAATAATGAGGCCAAATATGAGGCCCTCCTCGCAGGGATGAAGCTGGCCCGAAGCCTTGAGGCGAAGCACCTAAGGGCCTTCAGTGACTCCATGTTGGTCGTGAAATACTTCACAGGGGAATATAAGCAAAGGGACACCCGAACCAAAGCCTATGCCGCCAAGGTACGCGAGGCTTCTTTATCatttgaaacctttgaactaagTCAGATTGGCAGAGAGAACAATTCTAGGGCAGATGCCCTTTCTAGGCTAGCTTCGGCCGAGACACGAAACTTAAATGGTTCTATTTACCTGACCGAAGCCAAGATGCCTTCGATCGAGAAGAAAGAATGTCTTGAAATTCACCAGGGAAGCAACTGGATGACCCCCCTCAGGAACTTTCTGGAAAAAGGCATTCTACCACCCGACCGAAAGGTTGCGCTGAAAATTAAATACAGAGCATCGAACTACACTATAATCAATGGGCGGATGTATCGCCGATCAGTCAGTCAACCCCTTCTGCGCTATTTGAACAACGAAGAACATCAACAGGCTTTGGAGGCAGTACACGAAGGAATTTGCGGCGAGCACCTGGCTGGTCGGTCGCTCGCCCTTAAAATTCTCCAACAGGGATTCTTCTGGCCCACTCTGAGGGCAGACGCCATCGACTATGCAAAAAGATGTGTACAATGCCAGCTGTTCGCCACTGTCCCGAAACAGCCTCCAGAAGAAATGACCTCTGTACTAAGCCCAATTCCATTCGCCGTATGGGCCGTGGATATAGTTGGCATACTTCCCACTAGCACGAAGCAAGCAAAATAA